A single window of Neospora caninum Liverpool complete genome, chromosome XII DNA harbors:
- a CDS encoding putative nitrite reductase small subunit — translation METQIDSEGRVWYAAYSVEEVQRRPRRMVIDEQPVALWIWKNTPFAVDANCYHAGGALEQAVDIEEVSGQACIRCPLHRYVISIETGESFYQPVEFEKCPQTGKMVPVPLPWKSKGVKQRPHLAKVEGQRVWISLVPRKQPVASDKYAVATLNRE, via the exons atgGAGACACAGATCGACTCCGAGGGACGAGTCTGGTACGCGGCGTACAGCGTCGAAGAA GTACAGCGGCGGCCCCGGCGTATGGTCATCGATGAACAACCAG TCGCCCTCTGGATCTGGAAAAACACGCCGTTCGCAGTTGACGCCAACTGCTACCACGCCGGCGGCGCCCTCGAG CAAGCTGTGGATATAGAGGAAGTCTCCGGGCAA GCGTGCATTCGCTGTCCTCTTCACCGCTATGTGATTTCCATAGAAACTGGAGAGTCCTTCTATCAG CCTGTGGAATTCGAGAAATGTCCACAAACGGGGAAGATGGTACCGGTTCCCCTGCCTTGGAAATCGAAAGGAGTGAAACAGAGACCACACTTGGCGAAAGTGGAAG GCCAGCGTGTGTGGATCTCGCTCGTCCCCCGGAAGCAACCTGTCGCCTCCGACAAATATGCAGTGGCGACTCTCAATCGAGAGTAG